In Planctomycetia bacterium, the sequence ACGGACCCAGGCTGCGAACCCAACCCGTCAGCCATCGAACGACATTTTCCACTGGAAGGAGTCGAACTATGAGAACGACGCAAGCGACGATGATGAGCGCGGAAATCCACTTGACCCACGTGGAAGCGCGACGCCCACGTGTACTGCTTTGCTTTGTCCGCAGATCGGGTCGCGGCATTGCGTCATCTAACTGGTGTGCGGCTTGCGCCATCGTTGACCTCATCAGGTTAAGGAGCCGCCGCAAGATGATCCGCATCCGGCGGTGCAGGCGAAACAATGCTCGCCGGTCGCGATCCGGCGGGAGAGAAAGCTATCGCGCTCAAAGTCGCGAATGTGGCTCTGTGGTCCCTTGGCAGCAAGGGAGATCGCGAAATTGAAATCGCAGTCGTACAACGTGCCGTTCCACCCCACGTTTACTTGGTGCCGGCACATCAACCCAGGCAGCGTCGCTTGATTCAGAGAGTCCCTCAACAGTTTCAGATACTGCTCGGCCTTGCCCTGGCGACGCAGGTCGTGAAGAAACCGTCCGATAGCGACATTGGTGATCGTCAGCAGGCGAGTGAATCGGATGCCGAATCGCTCATCGAGTTCGCGACGGTAGGACTTCTCCAGCGAATGTTGCTCAGGAGGCAAGCTCGGGCCACTAGGATTGAAAACGAGGTCCAGCGATAGATCGGGGTCCGTCCCGTAGCCGATCATGTTGAGCCACTGGATGACCGTGACGCTTTCCTTGTAAACACCTTTGCCGCGCTGCTTATCGACCTTGGTTTCGAGGTAGCACGGCAGCGATGCGATCAGGTGAACCTGCTGGTGCTTGAAGAACTGCGGCAGATCATCGTATCCCTTCTCCAACATGATGGTCAGGTTCGTCCGTACGATCACGTGCTTCCCCAGCGCGCGAGCCACCGCGACGAACGCGCGGAAGTGTGGGTGCATCTCGGGCGCGCCGCCGGTGATGTCGATTGTGCCCGCACCACAGCGACATGCGGCATCGAGCACCATCTGCATCGTTTCCCAACTCATCTCCTCCTTGCGCGTGGGCGACGATTCAACGTGACAGTGATGGCAGGCGAGGTTGCAGCGCAAGCCGATGTTCACCTGAACCGTGTCGATTGACAGACCGCCGAGCGGCTTGCCTTCGGCTTCGATCACGCGCTCGTCAAAACCGCCGACGCTGCGGATACGCAGGGGAACTAGTGTTTCGGTCATCGATAACTCCGTTCGTCGTCGATCCTCAGCAGCACCCGTCCGGGCCGCAGCGCCGGGTGCTTTCGGTGGTCTTGTCGTAGTCACCGCCCTTGGTCTCCCGCGGATCGCGCCTCGCACTGGCGCGACAGAAGGGCTTGGCCTGTTCGGGAGGAATCGCCTGAAGTGGCTCAACGAAGAAGAACTGATCCCGGTACGGCTCCCGCTGATACAGTCGGAACGTCTTA encodes:
- the arsS gene encoding arsenosugar biosynthesis radical SAM protein ArsS (Some members of this family are selenoproteins.) gives rise to the protein MIEAEGKPLGGLSIDTVQVNIGLRCNLACHHCHVESSPTRKEEMSWETMQMVLDAACRCGAGTIDITGGAPEMHPHFRAFVAVARALGKHVIVRTNLTIMLEKGYDDLPQFFKHQQVHLIASLPCYLETKVDKQRGKGVYKESVTVIQWLNMIGYGTDPDLSLDLVFNPSGPSLPPEQHSLEKSYRRELDERFGIRFTRLLTITNVAIGRFLHDLRRQGKAEQYLKLLRDSLNQATLPGLMCRHQVNVGWNGTLYDCDFNFAISLAAKGPQSHIRDFERDSFLSRRIATGEHCFACTAGCGSSCGGSLT